The genomic interval AAGGGTCAAAAATCATAATCAATCAAACGTTGAAGATACTGCAATGATGGTTTCTCAAGCTGGAGCTATTTTTCCTTCAATCAATAGAAGAATAACGTATATACATGAGTTACAGTCATAATTGGAAAACTAGCACCTCAATAGCCCTAAATGCAATGCATGCCTACTGAATGAAAGCGTAGCACTAAATCAATCAAATTTATTACAAATGGCTTTCAAGccataattacaaaatatattaatattagaaaatcTGCAACGGCAtgcaaatcaaataaaaatctatattaatGCTTTAATCCAAACGttgcaattttaaaaaataatcgttacaaaataaatttttattaatatgtaaCAACTCTAATCTTCCGTTTTTTTGTTTGACAGATAATTCATGGTCAGTGGgtgagaaattttttatttttgatttgtTAAATTCCAGGATTTGAAACTGTTTTgaatcaaatatattttgtgttctttgttAAAACGAAAGGTCTGGATagaagaaagtaattttattttactttcttgtATTTCTCAACGAATAATGATAAGGTTACTATTCTACTAAAATATCTAGatagaagaaattaaaatggtTGAAAGAGGATAGCTGATAAGCcacaatttcctttttttggggTGGGGGGGGTGACCCGACCCGAATAGTACGGATCGGGTTTGTTGTTCCAGCCGTGTGGCCAGAACGAGTCGGGTTTAAAATTGACGCGGGTTGGCCGAGTTGCAGGCCTAATTGTGATTGCAGATTTTGTTATGTTGGGAAGAGAGTTTTTGAAATcacggttttatattttttgaagggGCATTGACTCAATGGTATGGAAGCTTTGCAGACATTTGCACGAGAGGATGCAAGGGATTGGTAAAAATCTTGAGAGTTTTAATAGGAACTAATAGTTTGAACCTCTTTCACTCGAGCATTGTGAGATTTTATGCACCATCTCTACTCATTCAATATGCGAAATCCCCTTAAATTCTTGATGACTTCATTGGATAATTCCATCATATATAGGGGGGTACGATTTGTTGGAATAGCATAGTGAGGGTTTATTTGAATCATTATAAAATGGAAGAGGCTATAATGTAGGATTCTATGTGGGAGCTTCTTTTACAGCATTTCTATTTACTGGGCTGTGCTGAACATTTGAATTATGAGTGTGCTCCTGAGCGATGCAActaatattaattatgtttaatCGAAAAGCTCTTGTCCTAATTTCCTTGGCGCGGGTATAAAACTTGAAAGGATTGTAATTACTTCTGTCAGGCAATcccctttatttctttttgagaTCCTTGCATGGTCTGGAAATGCTTGCCTGGTCTTGATCAGCATTGGCATCGCATTACGCAGCCGTTCCAATGTATTTTTACGAGCTGACTCAATTAAGGCATTGCCATTCCCCTAAAGAAAGTTGTTGCCGCAATTCCTTGTACTGATCGTGAATTCCGAAATCCTTTACATGCATGAAGTATGAACCATCTTGTTTTCATCTTGAATCATATTTCAGGGTGAAGCAAGAGCTGTAATGGAAGCTCAAGAACTTGGATTTcataggttattttattttttaagcagATTGCATGGTAATTGTTCAGACATGTATCTATTATTCATAATTGGTTAATGTTACTTGGTCATCTGAAACTTATCGTTCAAATAACCTTCTTGATGTGGTATCACTATATCAGGTGGtttattaaaaagagaaattatatttatagttctAAGGTATGTAAGTTTCGTTCGTacgtttttcttaaaaaaaagagataaatctaaaaaaattaaaattcacataaataaattattttttagcgTGTAAGTAGTACGCGAGGCAtgcacttcttcttttttgcattTTAAGCCGTCTTTTAGTTTGAATagatttttctacttttttcaataaaatatgtgGTACTATGTGATTGCGCTAATCTCTAGGTTATTCCAACAAAAAGGTCGAACGTTTTAGACGGCCTAACAGTACTTTCCATTTTCTTGTCAAATAGGTAATTTGATGAGGAAACTCTAAAAAAAACGTTGGGCATATATTTCACCAATCACCCCCAACCAACTTTATCCAAATTTCAAACTATGACCATTCATCCGGGTTGGCCCGGTCTGGAATTTGAAAAACTGGATTGCAATTTGGATTTTGAAATCCGGGTTGCAAAATCTAGATACATCTAGTCTAGATATCGAATTTTAAACTTGAAactcggttttttttttaccttcaatttgaatgttttgatttatCATCCTACCTTTACACACCGATTTCTCGTCTGGGGAGTATGACAGAAAAGCTTATGCATGGGTTCAGTACTTTGTCTATGGTGGAGGACCTGctggtttgaaatttttttttattattatttgagagaAAAATCCGTCGAATATCTCGTCCAAACATGTTCAAAGCGGTTCAGAACAAATCAAATTAAACCCAAAATCTTTCTTAAGACAACTACTAAGATACTTGACGAAACAACTATCTTCTTAATGAACAGATAACAAACTATAATGAAATATGACCAAATAGAAATAGATCCAACTCTTCCAATTCAGAACTTGAGTTTGGTAAAGAACCACCTATTCTTCCCAGACTTGAAGCGCTCCTCTAgcttcttttgattttatttttcttttattgcctttgaatttcttatttatatttaaaaagtacAACCGAGTTGGCAAAGTAGATTATAATTTGTAGTCtggattgaagaagaagaaagggaaaaaaaaaaaaccggatTTCGGCCTGGGTCTGACTCGGACTAGTTCGATCCGAATTTGAAACCCGAGTTTGATCTGAATATATCCAAATTTCATGGCTGGAATCCGGATAAACATTATTCCCACAAAGAAACATAGAATACTTGCCAAGAGGAAGGATAAGGACATGATCGTGGGGTTGGATTGGATTGTGGGGTTGGATCCAACGGAACTGAGTCCACTTAAAACATTCCATAttacattttccaaaaagaaaaggaaaccaACCAACAACCCCCTTCCACGTAGCACACTCTCGGGACCACCTCACTGCCTTAAAAAGTACTTGTAGTATACAGAATCCAGGGAGTTACAACTTATAGAGAGACtcagagagagagttgagacgCAACTCAGACGATGCTGTGGTCGGGTCGAGTGTTGGCGGTCTCGTACCCGGTAAAGCCGCCTTTTCCGTACAATTTTCCTCATTGGAGCGCCAAATTTTGTGATGTAAAACCTAAGCTCCACCCGAGATGGCGACCCAGGGCCGCCTACCCTGaaccctcctcctcctcctcctcctcttcttcttcttcttcatttgctgCCTCCATAGAATCCGATCCTACCGACAAGAACGCCTCCGGGTACTCTCTCTCcgtgtctctctctctgcttgagatgattttgattcatttttgttCGTTTGTGGTCTTTGATTCAGATTCTGTATAATAGAAGGCCCTGAAACAGTGCAAGACTTTGTCAAAATGGAATTGCAAGAGATTCAGGATAATATTCGTAGTCGTCGGAACAAGATTTTCTTGCATATGGAGGAGGTGAGTCAGGATCAGACAAGGATACTATTTATATCTTCTCCACAGCTTTATGGTGTGACactttttgaactttgaatatAAAAGACAATTATCGAAAATttcaaaaagcaaaaatatacatttatttGTTGTCGGCTCCACCCTTGTGTCCCGTTGGAAGAAGTATAACTATTGTTTCTTGCTATTTTTCTgctataatttatctttgtaatttttaatattgatttgAATCTAACATCTGATGATTATTGGCTACTATctgctatttgtttttttttttcaatatttccgcAATATTTCTAGGTATAATTCAGCTccacttttctatttttaaataactaataattgtGCAACATCCTATTTATTATGCTCAGTAAATTTCAGATGATGAGTGAGAATAAATTGCCTCTTTTTAACTTCATTCATATCTGatgacattttctttttattggcaTCCTTACGAAATGCGTAGGTTCGCAGGCTGAGAATACAACAGAGGATTAAAAATGCAGAACTTGGAATTTTAAAGGAAGCTCAAGAGAATGAACTTCCTAATTTTCCATCATTCATTCCATTTTTGCCTCCTTTGGTAAGcgccccacccccccccccccccccccccccccccccccccccccccccccccggggcgcGTGGGGAGAATAGTTTCTTATGGTGACTACATATTTTAATTACTTTAAATATTTGCCTATTTTGTTCAGATTAACCAATTTTACCTGAATATTTGCTTTGTTattgattcaaaaaaattaaagtgttcTCCTTCCAGATGTTGATCATGCGGTAAGATAATCAATATATTGCCTGCAGAGTTCAGCAAACCTTAGGCTGTATTATGCCTCCTGTTTTTCTCTTATTGCTGGGATTATCATTTTTGGCGGCCTCCTAGCACCTACTGTAAGTTATATCTGCACTAAATGTGATGATCAACTCAATCAATGGTTCATTTCTATGGATTATCATTATATGCATATATCACAATTGGACATCATGGTTCTTTGGGAAATATGCTTTTggtatcttaattttattttcctcttaTACTTCCCGTGTCATATCTTAGTTGGAGCTTAAGTTGGGAATAGGAGGCACATCATATGAAGATTTTATCCGAAGTGTGCATCTACCAATGCAGTTGAGGTACAACTTATACCTTGGTCTCCTATCAGTCAATTACAAGTTTTGATTGGTTTGAGTTTGATTTGCCACTGCTTGTATATGTAAAACTTTTCCATGAACATGTTCATGAACCCTTCTATTTCTAATTAGGCGttactcttgtatatgtcttgtATACTTAGGCTATGTCTTTTgcttttttcattaaaatacttgattacatgtaaaaaaattaaagttcacAACCCCAAAACTAGTGCCTTGTATATGTGGTCTAGAAACTCGATTCACCATCCTACAAatcaatttctttccttttgtaaTCTGAGTCCCAAAATGTTTGTCCACCTTAGGAAAAAGGTATCATTTTCAAGTGAAGTAAAGCACAAGTTAGGAAAGCTATCAATATTATATGAATTGACTTTAAAGTGAACGGTAGTTTCgaatatctcaaaattgaataaatttcaAGAAATATGCGAAGGGATTATGATCTGCATGATTAATGTTAATGTAAGATGTCAAGTGTCACCTTGTTCAGAAGTTAGTACTTCCGGTCGGCTCCTTTTAGGTTTTCCTAGTGATGCACTTTTGTATCTTTCTGACCCATAAAAGGACTGAAATTATGTCACTTCTTAAGTGCTAATTGGATGAAAACAATTatggatgtttttttttttataagtgaaaacAATTATGGATGTTATGATGTACTATTTCAAAAATCTATGTTATGTAATtacatattttagaatattattccAATCTGAGAAATTTTTTGAGGGATGGAAACTGGAGTCAAGCATACTCCTGGTTTTCTGTGATCCTTTATGCGTTTTGCTTGGATAAGGGaaaattatttggaaaatgattaacTTACAACTTTCTTAGAACTCTTTTAAAACTCTATATTAAATGAAGGGTAGTTTTGTACGTTGCCAATAGTGATCTAGAGTTGAGATTCTAGCATTTGCCTCATTTTTTAGTAAGGCTCATGCATTCAGATACTCTACATGTGTTTAACGTCtagttttacttatcaaaaaaatgaagGGTAGTTTTGTTGTCATTAATAGagacttttctaaacttcttttGGCCTAAAATTCTTACAAAGCGGACTTTCAAAAATGTTAAGTGAACCTGTTTTGTGTATGACACCATGTGGTccaccatcttccaaatattGTCTAGGtgtattaaattttagattctCCAACCACTGCCTGAGAATTTGAACTCATCTTTTTTTCCCAAAGAATTGGTACATAGTAATTGTTCATGAAGAAaatcaaagatgaaaaaaatgggGTGGGGTACAAGATGACTTATCACTGgatcccttttttcttttgataggtAACTCCACTGAATTCCCAAGATGGTTGATCAAAGCTTTGAAACTCTACAATAATGAGTTGATTTATTTCCTCCtattattgtattttcttgTCCAAAACCTCAAACTTTGTAAAAGCACATTTAATTCATCTGGCAAGGTTGGGTTGAATTTGGAACTGAAACAGTTATAATTTACAGGGATCTGGAATTTTAGTCATCAAGTCAAAACTAGCAGCATGTTATCTACATTTGTATGAATATTGTAAATGGTGGCAATACAATGCTGTTTGTACGTTGTTTATCAACCAGCTTTCTTGTCACATGCTGCAGTCAGGTTGATCCAATTGTGGCATCATTCTCTGGAGGAGCAGTTGGGGTCATCTCAGCATTAATGATAGTTGAAATAAACAATGTAAAACAGCAGGAGCATAAAAGATGCAAATATTGTCTCGGAACTGGTATTGTTTGCAAATGCTTATTACTAACTTTTTCACTACAGTCTTCTATATATGCTTGAGATGGTTGTACTATTTGTGGGGGCAGTTTCCcccatcaaatttttttattgactttggatttgttcaaaattttagaaaaagtaaGCATATTTATCTCATGCTACCCACTTTAAGGTATCAAATTACGGTTGGTTATTTAAAGAAATGACGAGATTATAATTAATTGAACCGTcctctcactttctttttcatttatttctctATTAATCAAACCTTGTGAACAATTAAATTGTTTGGTCAAATATTGTGATTCAATTGACCTAATGGCTTaatgattcaatttttttgaaacgTGAGTTGAGGTTATATACCCTGTCTGGAAATACACACTTAATGTTTTTCTAATTGATTGATGGAGGATATCTTGCTTGCGCTCGCTGTTCAAGCACTGGAGCGCTAGTTCTCACTGAACCAGTGTCAACAGTCAGTGGTGGAGTTCGGCCTCTATCACCACCGAAAACAGAAAGATGCTCAAATTGTTCAGGATCTGGAAAGGTTAGATATCAAACAACTTGATCTTAATATCTTTTGCTATATTGAATGTGAGATTTCATGATGTAGATTTTCTTGCCGATAAgattgaaaggaaaaagagagataatatcttttttttggaaaatggcACTATTAAGGATATGATGTTGGTCATGTATAATCAGATAGACCTTCTCAATAGATAGACTAGTTGGAGTTTTATGGTTTCCCCAATAACAAATGGAATCAAACAAAAACACGTTCAGCCATCAGTGTTCATCATATAAACAGACTAAAACTCACTactcacttttttgtttttttgtgttaAGCTTTCCATTCATAGAATAGATGGATGTTTTGAACC from Juglans microcarpa x Juglans regia isolate MS1-56 chromosome 4S, Jm3101_v1.0, whole genome shotgun sequence carries:
- the LOC121263039 gene encoding protein ORANGE, chloroplastic, coding for MLWSGRVLAVSYPVKPPFPYNFPHWSAKFCDVKPKLHPRWRPRAAYPEPSSSSSSSSSSSSFAASIESDPTDKNASGFCIIEGPETVQDFVKMELQEIQDNIRSRRNKIFLHMEEVRRLRIQQRIKNAELGILKEAQENELPNFPSFIPFLPPLSSANLRLYYASCFSLIAGIIIFGGLLAPTLELKLGIGGTSYEDFIRSVHLPMQLSQVDPIVASFSGGAVGVISALMIVEINNVKQQEHKRCKYCLGTGYLACARCSSTGALVLTEPVSTVSGGVRPLSPPKTERCSNCSGSGKVMCPTCLCTGMAMASEHDPRIDPFD